From the Bubalus kerabau isolate K-KA32 ecotype Philippines breed swamp buffalo chromosome 2, PCC_UOA_SB_1v2, whole genome shotgun sequence genome, one window contains:
- the LOC129644101 gene encoding 40S ribosomal protein S12-like → MAEEGTAAGGVVDVNTALQEVLKTALIHDGLARGIHEAAEGLDKRQAHLCALASNCDEPVYVKLVEALGAEHQVNLIKVDDNKKLGEWVGLCKMDREGKPCKAVGCSCVEVKDYGKESQAKDGIEEYFKCKK, encoded by the coding sequence ATGGCCGAGGAAGGCACTGCTGCTGGAGGTGTAGTGGATGTTAATACTGCTCTGCAAGAGGTGCTGAAGACTGCCCTCATCCACGATGGCCTAGCACGTGGAATTCATGAAGCTGCCGAAGGCTTAGACAAGCGTCAAGCCCATCTCTGTGCCCTTGCATCCAACTGTGATGAGCCTGTGTATGTCAAGTTGGTGGAGGCCCTTGGTGCTGAGCACCAAGTCAACCTGATTAAGGTCGATGACAACAAGAAACTAGGGGAATGGGTAGgcctctgtaaaatggacagaGAGGGAAAGCCCTGTAAAGCGGTTGGTTGCAGTTGTGTGGAGGTTAAAGACTATGGCAAAGAGTCTCAGGCCAAGGATGGCATTGAGGAGTACTTCAAATGcaagaaatga